A DNA window from Streptomyces parvus contains the following coding sequences:
- a CDS encoding Lrp/AsnC family transcriptional regulator, translated as MEELDRQIVELLVKDGRMSYTDLGKATGLSTSAVHQRVRRLEQRGVIRGYAAVVDPEAVGLPLTAFISVKPFDPSAPDDIAERLAGVPELEACHSVAGDENYILKVRVATPLELEHLLTRIRTLAGVSTRTTVVLSTPYEARPPRI; from the coding sequence ATGGAGGAGCTGGACCGTCAGATCGTTGAGTTGCTCGTCAAGGACGGGCGGATGAGCTACACCGACCTGGGCAAGGCCACGGGCCTGTCCACCTCGGCGGTTCATCAGCGTGTCCGCAGGCTGGAGCAGCGCGGGGTGATCCGCGGCTATGCCGCGGTCGTCGACCCCGAGGCCGTCGGGCTGCCCCTCACCGCGTTCATCTCGGTGAAGCCGTTCGACCCGAGCGCCCCCGACGACATCGCCGAACGGCTCGCCGGGGTGCCCGAACTGGAGGCCTGCCACAGCGTCGCCGGGGACGAGAACTACATCCTCAAGGTGCGGGTGGCGACCCCGCTGGAGCTGGAGCACCTGCTCACCCGGATCCGTACGCTCGCCGGCGTGTCCACCCGGACCACCGTCGTCCTGTCCACCCCGTACGAGGCCCGGCCCCCGCGGATCTGA
- the fxsA gene encoding FxsA family membrane protein, with protein MTTGTPPPTRPRRSRARRFLPPALAAWLVLEIWLLTLVASAAGGLTVLLILVAGAVLGAVVIKSAGRRAFKNLTETLQQMPGQPGAPATPPAAPAGGKGTRGNGLLMLGGLLLLIPGLISDAAGLLLLVPPVRTMISRYAERSLERRMRAATPGSLGDAFQQARMHRPDGKIVQGEVIREDGPQASGGPGDDPQGPRPPLTP; from the coding sequence ATGACGACCGGCACTCCGCCCCCGACCCGTCCACGGCGCTCGCGCGCCCGCAGATTCCTGCCGCCGGCCCTGGCCGCCTGGCTGGTCCTGGAGATCTGGCTCCTGACCCTGGTCGCCTCGGCCGCGGGCGGCCTCACGGTCCTGCTGATCCTGGTGGCCGGAGCCGTCCTCGGCGCCGTGGTCATCAAGAGCGCCGGCCGGCGCGCCTTCAAGAACCTCACCGAGACCCTCCAGCAGATGCCGGGACAGCCCGGCGCTCCCGCCACGCCGCCGGCGGCCCCCGCGGGCGGCAAGGGCACCCGGGGCAACGGGCTGCTGATGCTGGGCGGGCTGCTGCTGCTGATCCCCGGACTGATCTCGGACGCGGCCGGACTGCTCCTGCTGGTCCCGCCGGTGCGCACCATGATCAGCCGTTACGCGGAGCGCTCGCTGGAACGCCGGATGCGGGCCGCGACGCCCGGCAGCCTCGGGGACGCGTTCCAGCAGGCCCGGATGCACCGTCCGGACGGAAAGATCGTCCAGGGCGAGGTCATCCGCGAGGACGGCCCCCAGGCGTCCGGTGGGCCCGGTGACGACCCCCAGGGGCCTCGCCCGCCCCTCACACCCTGA
- a CDS encoding glycerophosphodiester phosphodiesterase, whose amino-acid sequence MNPSHPYLDHPTPIAFAHRGGAADGVENTVTAFRRASDAGYRYFETDVHTTADGRLVAFHDATLDRVTDARGRIAELPWSEVSRARAGGSEPLPLFEELLEEFPEARWNVDLKAGSALEPLLGLIRRTDAWDRICVGSFSEARVARAHRLAGPRLATSYGVRGILALRLRSYGIPAPLRAGAVCAQVPERQGAVPVVDARFVRTAHALGLQVHVWTVNEPERMAALLDLGVDGIMTDHIETLRTVLSERGAWS is encoded by the coding sequence GTGAATCCGAGCCACCCCTATCTGGACCACCCGACGCCGATCGCCTTCGCCCATCGTGGCGGGGCGGCGGACGGCGTGGAGAACACCGTGACCGCCTTCCGCCGCGCCTCGGACGCGGGCTACCGCTACTTCGAGACCGATGTCCACACCACGGCGGACGGCCGGCTGGTCGCCTTCCACGACGCGACGCTGGACCGGGTCACCGACGCCCGGGGCCGGATCGCCGAACTCCCCTGGAGCGAGGTGAGCCGGGCCCGGGCCGGGGGCAGCGAACCGCTCCCGCTCTTCGAGGAGCTGCTGGAGGAGTTCCCCGAGGCCCGCTGGAACGTGGACCTGAAGGCCGGATCGGCGCTGGAGCCGCTGCTCGGCCTGATCCGCCGGACCGATGCCTGGGACCGGATCTGCGTCGGCTCGTTCTCGGAGGCGCGGGTGGCCCGCGCGCACCGCCTGGCGGGCCCCCGGCTGGCCACGTCGTACGGGGTGCGGGGCATCCTGGCGCTGCGGCTGCGTTCGTACGGGATCCCGGCGCCGCTTCGGGCGGGCGCGGTGTGCGCCCAGGTCCCCGAGCGGCAGGGCGCCGTCCCGGTGGTGGACGCCCGCTTCGTCCGCACCGCGCACGCGCTGGGGCTCCAGGTGCACGTCTGGACGGTGAACGAACCGGAGCGGATGGCGGCGCTCCTGGACCTCGGCGTGGATGGCATCATGACCGATCACATCGAGACGCTGCGTACGGTGCTGAGCGAGCGGGGGGCCTGGTCCTGA
- a CDS encoding polyprenol monophosphomannose synthase, with protein sequence MNDGGQRQFGPLGKVLVIIPTYNEVENIKPIVDRVRTAVPDADILVADDNSPDGTGKAADEIAAADDQVHVLHRKGKEGLGAAYLAGFAWGSEHGYGVLVEMDADGSHQPEELPRLLTALKGADLVLGSRWVPGGRVVNWPRSREVISRGGSLYSRLALGLSVRDVTGGYRAFRTETLNGLGLGEVASQGYCFQVDLARRAVEAGYHVVEVPITFVDREIGDSKMSRDILVEALWRVTGWGITSRANKVLGRRTL encoded by the coding sequence GTGAACGACGGCGGTCAGAGGCAGTTCGGCCCGCTCGGCAAGGTCCTGGTGATCATTCCGACCTACAACGAGGTCGAGAACATCAAGCCGATCGTCGACCGGGTGCGCACCGCCGTCCCGGACGCCGACATCCTGGTGGCCGACGACAACAGCCCCGACGGCACCGGCAAGGCGGCCGACGAGATCGCGGCGGCCGACGACCAGGTCCACGTCCTGCACCGCAAGGGCAAGGAAGGGCTCGGCGCCGCCTACCTCGCGGGCTTCGCCTGGGGCTCCGAGCACGGCTACGGCGTCCTCGTCGAGATGGACGCCGACGGCTCCCACCAGCCCGAGGAGCTGCCCCGGCTGCTGACCGCGCTCAAGGGCGCCGACCTGGTCCTGGGATCCCGCTGGGTGCCCGGCGGCCGCGTGGTCAACTGGCCCAGGAGCCGCGAGGTCATCTCGCGCGGCGGCAGCCTCTACTCCCGGCTCGCCCTCGGCCTCTCCGTCCGGGACGTCACCGGCGGCTACCGCGCCTTCCGCACCGAGACGCTGAACGGCCTCGGGCTCGGCGAGGTGGCCTCGCAGGGCTACTGCTTCCAGGTGGACCTCGCCCGCCGCGCGGTCGAGGCGGGCTACCACGTGGTCGAGGTCCCCATCACCTTCGTCGACCGGGAGATCGGCGACTCGAAGATGAGCCGGGACATCCTCGTCGAGGCGCTCTGGCGGGTCACCGGCTGGGGCATCACCTCCCGCGCGAACAAGGTCCTGGGCCGCAGGACCCTCTGA
- a CDS encoding RNA polymerase-binding protein RbpA has protein sequence MSERALRGTRLVVTSYETDRGIDLAPRQAVEYACQNGHRFEMPFSVEAEIPPEWECKACGAQALLVDGDGPEEKKGKPARTHWDMLMERRTREELEEVLAERLAVLRSGAMNIAVHPRDSRKSA, from the coding sequence ATGAGTGAGCGAGCTCTCCGCGGCACGCGACTTGTGGTTACCAGCTACGAGACGGACCGCGGCATCGATCTGGCCCCGCGCCAGGCGGTGGAGTACGCATGCCAGAACGGACATCGATTTGAGATGCCGTTCTCGGTAGAGGCAGAGATTCCGCCGGAGTGGGAGTGCAAGGCGTGCGGCGCCCAGGCACTCCTGGTGGACGGGGACGGCCCCGAAGAGAAGAAGGGCAAGCCGGCGCGCACGCACTGGGACATGCTCATGGAGCGGCGCACCCGCGAGGAGCTGGAAGAGGTGCTGGCCGAGAGGCTGGCGGTTCTCCGTTCCGGAGCCATGAACATCGCCGTGCACCCGCGGGACAGCAGGAAGTCTGCCTGA
- a CDS encoding glycoside hydrolase family 18 protein: MLKLHRPRARLRALAAAACTAALGATLLGVAGTSPAGATPTARSAAAPAEEAAPTAAAGDKVIGYFTNWGTYDRNYHVKNIETSGSADKLTHINYAFGNVTGGKCQIGDSYADYEKAYTADQSVDGVADTWDQELRGNFNQLRKLKKLHPDLKVLWSFGGWSWSGGFGEAAQNPAAFAKSCYDLVEDPRWADVFDGIDIDWEYPNACGLTCDTSGRDAYGNLLGELRKAFGNDNLITSAITADGSDGGKIDAVDYAGAAKHLDWYLPMTYDFFGAFAAQGPTAPHSPLTSYPGIPSEGFNSDAAISKLKGLGIPSEKLLLGIGFYGRGWTGVTRSEPGGTATGAAAGTYEPGIEDYKVLKDSCPATGKVAGTAYAHCGNNWWSYDTPETIGTKMTYKNEQGLGGTFFWELSGDTTKGELIKAID, translated from the coding sequence ATGCTCAAGCTGCACCGTCCCCGCGCCCGGCTCCGGGCGCTCGCCGCGGCCGCCTGTACGGCGGCCCTCGGCGCCACCCTGCTCGGCGTCGCGGGCACGTCCCCGGCCGGCGCGACCCCCACCGCCCGGTCGGCCGCCGCCCCCGCGGAGGAGGCAGCCCCCACGGCGGCCGCGGGCGACAAGGTGATCGGATACTTCACCAACTGGGGCACGTACGACCGCAATTACCACGTGAAGAACATCGAGACGTCGGGTTCCGCGGACAAGCTGACCCACATCAACTACGCCTTCGGCAACGTGACCGGCGGCAAGTGCCAGATCGGCGACTCCTACGCCGACTACGAGAAGGCCTACACCGCCGACCAGTCGGTCGACGGCGTCGCCGACACCTGGGACCAGGAACTGCGGGGCAACTTCAACCAGTTGCGCAAGCTGAAGAAGCTCCACCCCGACCTCAAGGTCCTGTGGTCCTTCGGCGGCTGGAGCTGGTCCGGCGGCTTCGGTGAGGCCGCGCAGAACCCGGCCGCGTTCGCGAAGTCCTGCTACGACCTGGTGGAGGACCCCCGCTGGGCCGATGTCTTCGACGGCATCGACATCGACTGGGAGTACCCCAACGCCTGCGGGCTCACCTGTGACACCAGCGGCCGCGACGCGTACGGCAACCTGCTGGGCGAGCTGCGCAAGGCCTTCGGCAACGACAACCTGATCACCTCGGCGATCACGGCGGATGGCTCCGACGGCGGCAAGATCGACGCGGTCGACTACGCGGGCGCGGCGAAGCACCTCGACTGGTACCTGCCGATGACGTACGACTTCTTCGGCGCGTTCGCGGCGCAGGGCCCGACGGCCCCGCACTCCCCGCTGACCTCCTACCCGGGCATCCCGTCGGAGGGCTTCAACTCCGACGCCGCGATCTCCAAGCTGAAGGGGCTGGGCATCCCGTCGGAGAAGCTGCTGCTGGGCATCGGCTTCTACGGCCGCGGCTGGACCGGCGTCACGCGGTCCGAGCCGGGCGGCACCGCCACCGGGGCGGCGGCGGGCACGTACGAGCCGGGCATCGAGGACTACAAGGTCCTCAAGGACAGCTGCCCGGCCACGGGCAAGGTCGCGGGCACGGCGTACGCGCACTGCGGGAACAACTGGTGGAGCTACGACACCCCGGAGACCATCGGCACCAAGATGACCTACAAGAACGAGCAGGGCCTCGGCGGCACGTTCTTCTGGGAGCTGAGCGGTGACACGACGAAGGGCGAGCTGATCAAGGCGATCGACTAG
- a CDS encoding MFS transporter, which yields MSTGTAGKTDPPGQPPDGTTAAARKREQQGWYFYDFACSVYSTSVLTVFLGPYLTSIAKAAADPDGFVHPLGIPVRAGSLFAYSVSASIVVAVILMPVVGAAADRTGRKKPLLAAAAYTGAAATAGMFFLDGHRYLLGAFLLIVANASISVSMVLYNAYLPQISEPEERDAVSSRGWAFGYTSGALVLVLNLILYTGHDSFGLAESDAVRICLASAGVWWGAFTLVPLRRLRDRRVRPDSEGAVGSGWKQLRATLRDMRRHPLTLSFLLAYLVYNDGIQTVISQASLYGSEELGLDQTTLIVAVLLVQILAVAGALGMGRLARTYGAKRTILGSLIVWTVILLSAYLLPADAPVFFFVLAAAIGLVLGGSQALSRSLFSHLVPRGKEAEYFSAYEMSDRGLSWLGPLVFGLAYQLTGSYRDAIISLVAFFALGAVLLARVPVRRAVEAAGNPVPERI from the coding sequence ATGAGCACCGGGACCGCGGGGAAGACCGATCCGCCGGGGCAGCCGCCGGACGGGACGACGGCTGCCGCGCGCAAGCGCGAGCAGCAGGGCTGGTACTTCTACGACTTCGCGTGCTCCGTCTACTCCACCAGCGTGCTGACCGTCTTCCTCGGTCCGTACCTGACCTCGATCGCCAAGGCCGCGGCGGACCCGGACGGTTTCGTGCACCCGCTGGGCATACCCGTGCGCGCGGGCTCGCTGTTCGCGTACTCCGTCTCGGCGTCCATCGTGGTGGCCGTGATCCTGATGCCGGTCGTGGGCGCGGCGGCGGACCGTACCGGGCGCAAGAAGCCGCTGCTGGCGGCGGCCGCGTACACCGGGGCGGCGGCGACGGCCGGGATGTTCTTCCTGGACGGCCACCGCTATCTGCTGGGCGCGTTCCTGCTGATCGTGGCGAACGCGTCGATCTCCGTGTCGATGGTCCTGTACAACGCCTATCTGCCGCAGATCTCCGAGCCGGAGGAGCGCGACGCGGTCTCCTCGCGCGGCTGGGCCTTCGGCTACACCTCGGGGGCCCTCGTCCTGGTCCTCAACCTGATCCTGTACACCGGTCACGATTCCTTCGGGCTCGCGGAGTCCGACGCGGTGCGGATCTGCCTGGCCTCGGCCGGTGTGTGGTGGGGGGCGTTCACCCTCGTACCGCTGCGCCGGCTGCGCGACCGGCGGGTGAGGCCGGACAGCGAGGGGGCGGTCGGTTCCGGCTGGAAGCAGTTGCGCGCCACCCTGCGCGACATGCGGCGCCACCCGCTCACGCTCTCGTTCCTGCTGGCCTATCTCGTCTACAACGACGGGATCCAGACGGTGATCTCCCAGGCCTCGCTGTACGGCTCCGAGGAGCTGGGCCTGGACCAGACGACGCTGATCGTCGCGGTGCTGCTGGTGCAGATCCTGGCGGTGGCGGGGGCGCTCGGCATGGGGCGGCTCGCCCGGACGTACGGCGCGAAGCGCACGATTCTGGGGTCGCTGATCGTGTGGACCGTGATCCTGCTCTCCGCCTATCTGCTGCCCGCCGACGCGCCGGTGTTCTTCTTCGTCCTGGCGGCGGCGATCGGCCTGGTGCTGGGCGGCAGCCAGGCCCTGTCGCGGTCGCTGTTCTCGCATCTGGTGCCGCGCGGCAAGGAGGCGGAGTACTTCTCGGCGTACGAGATGAGCGACCGCGGACTGAGCTGGCTGGGACCCCTGGTGTTCGGTCTGGCGTACCAGCTGACCGGCAGCTACCGGGACGCGATCATCTCGCTGGTGGCGTTCTTCGCCCTCGGCGCCGTGCTGCTCGCGCGGGTGCCGGTGAGGCGTGCGGTGGAGGCCGCGGGCAATCCCGTGCCGGAACGGATTTAG
- a CDS encoding PLP-dependent aminotransferase family protein, translating into MAQWTSTVGAAQLARQLRSQQTRPTGPGGRKPPAYRALADGVRLLVLEGRVPVAARLPAERELALALSVSRTTVAAAYEALRAEGFLESRRGAGSWTAVPAGNPLPARGLEPLPPESLGSMIDLGCAALPAPEPWLTRAVQGALEELPPYAHTHGDYPAGLPALRQMIADRYTALSIPTMPEQIMVTTGAMGAIDAICHLFAGRGERIAVESPSYANILQLMRETGARLVPVAMEEGLGGWDMNRWRQVLRDAAPRLAYVVADFHNPTGALADEQQRRDLVEAARSAGTVLVVDETMNELRLDAGIDMPRRVCAFDPAGSTVLTVGSASKAFWAGMRIGWVRAAPDVIRSLVAARAYADMGTPVLEQLAINWLMGTGGWEQAVEVRRSQARENRDALVAAVRRELPDWEFTVPRGGLTLWVRTGGISGSRLAVAGERVGVRVPSGPRFGVDGAFEGYVRLPFTVSGPVADEAAARLAAAVDLVRSGAGAGADAPRSFVA; encoded by the coding sequence ATGGCGCAGTGGACATCGACGGTCGGAGCGGCTCAGCTCGCCCGGCAGCTCCGGTCGCAGCAGACCCGGCCGACCGGACCGGGCGGCCGCAAGCCGCCCGCGTACCGCGCGCTCGCCGACGGTGTACGGCTGCTGGTCCTGGAAGGCCGCGTTCCGGTCGCCGCCCGGCTCCCCGCCGAACGCGAACTGGCCCTCGCCCTGTCCGTGAGCCGCACGACCGTCGCCGCCGCCTACGAGGCGCTGCGCGCCGAGGGCTTCCTGGAGTCGCGGCGCGGCGCGGGCAGCTGGACCGCCGTCCCGGCCGGCAACCCGCTGCCCGCCCGCGGCCTCGAACCGCTGCCGCCGGAGTCGCTCGGCTCGATGATCGACCTGGGCTGCGCGGCCCTGCCCGCGCCCGAGCCCTGGCTGACCCGGGCGGTCCAGGGGGCGCTGGAGGAGCTGCCGCCGTACGCCCACACGCACGGCGACTACCCGGCCGGACTGCCCGCCCTGCGCCAGATGATCGCCGACCGCTACACCGCCCTCTCCATCCCGACCATGCCCGAGCAGATCATGGTCACCACCGGGGCGATGGGTGCCATCGACGCGATCTGCCATCTCTTCGCCGGCCGCGGTGAACGGATCGCGGTCGAGTCCCCGAGCTACGCCAACATCCTCCAGCTGATGCGCGAGACGGGCGCGCGCCTCGTCCCGGTCGCGATGGAGGAGGGACTCGGCGGCTGGGACATGAACCGCTGGCGCCAGGTGCTGCGGGACGCCGCGCCCCGGCTCGCCTACGTGGTCGCCGACTTCCACAACCCCACCGGCGCGCTCGCCGACGAGCAGCAGCGCCGCGATCTGGTGGAGGCGGCCCGGTCCGCCGGAACGGTCCTCGTCGTCGACGAGACCATGAACGAACTCCGCCTGGACGCCGGCATCGACATGCCGCGCCGGGTCTGCGCCTTCGACCCGGCCGGCAGCACGGTCCTGACCGTCGGATCGGCCAGCAAGGCCTTCTGGGCCGGTATGCGCATCGGCTGGGTGCGCGCGGCCCCGGACGTCATCCGCAGCCTGGTCGCCGCCCGCGCCTACGCCGACATGGGCACGCCCGTCCTGGAACAGCTCGCCATCAACTGGCTCATGGGCACCGGCGGCTGGGAACAGGCCGTCGAGGTCCGGCGGAGCCAGGCCAGGGAGAACCGGGACGCCCTGGTCGCGGCGGTGCGCCGGGAGCTGCCGGACTGGGAGTTCACCGTGCCGCGCGGCGGGCTGACGCTGTGGGTGCGCACCGGCGGCATCTCCGGGTCGCGGCTGGCGGTGGCGGGCGAACGCGTCGGCGTCCGCGTGCCGTCGGGCCCCCGCTTCGGGGTCGACGGGGCCTTCGAGGGGTACGTGCGGCTGCCGTTCACGGTGAGCGGGCCGGTCGCCGACGAGGCGGCCGCACGCCTGGCCGCGGCGGTGGACCTGGTGCGCTCCGGGGCGGGTGCGGGGGCCGACGCCCCGCGCTCCTTCGTGGCCTGA
- a CDS encoding amidohydrolase, producing MSQSTAPQSTPDHRTVLLRGGDVHSPADPFATAMVVERGHVAWVGSEGAADAFASGVDEVVDLEGALVTPAFTDAHVHTTATGLALTGLDLSGARTLSEALGLVRSFGDGRAPGDVLLGHGWDAARWPERRHPSRAELDEAAGGRALYLPRIDVHSAVVTTALLDLVPGVTAMSGYHPDGPLTGDAHHAVRAAAHNALPAAQRAAAQRAALDHAASLGIGSVHECGGPEISDEEDFTALLALAAERPGPRVFGLWAEEIADEKDARRIRELGAIGAAGDLFVDGSLGSHTACLHQPYTDAPHTGTAHLDAARIAAHVTACTEAGLQAGFHAIGDGAVTAVVDGVRAAAGKLGPDRIRAARHRVEHAEMLTPETISAFAELGLTASVQPAFDAAWGGPDGMYAERLGAERAASLNPYAALLRAGVPLAFGSDSPVTPLDPWGTVRAAAHHRTPEHRVSVRAGFTAHTRGGWRAIGRDDAGILVPGAPADYAVWRTAELLVQAPDDRVARWSTDPRSGTPGLPDLTPGADLPVCLRTVVLGQTVYVRPNE from the coding sequence ATGAGCCAGAGCACCGCCCCCCAGAGCACCCCCGACCACCGCACCGTGCTGTTGCGCGGCGGAGACGTCCACAGCCCCGCCGACCCGTTCGCCACCGCGATGGTCGTCGAACGCGGGCATGTCGCCTGGGTGGGGTCCGAAGGGGCCGCCGACGCCTTCGCGAGCGGCGTGGACGAGGTGGTCGACCTCGAAGGCGCCCTGGTCACCCCGGCGTTCACCGACGCCCACGTGCATACCACCGCCACCGGCCTGGCCCTGACCGGGCTCGACCTCTCCGGCGCCCGCACCCTGTCCGAGGCGCTCGGCCTCGTCCGGTCGTTCGGCGACGGCCGCGCCCCCGGGGACGTCCTGCTGGGACACGGTTGGGACGCCGCCCGCTGGCCCGAGCGGCGGCACCCCTCGCGCGCCGAGCTCGACGAGGCGGCCGGCGGCCGGGCCCTCTACCTGCCGCGCATCGACGTGCACTCCGCGGTCGTCACGACGGCCCTGCTGGACCTCGTCCCCGGCGTCACCGCGATGAGCGGGTACCACCCGGACGGGCCACTGACCGGCGACGCCCACCACGCGGTGCGGGCCGCCGCCCACAACGCGCTGCCGGCCGCCCAGCGGGCCGCCGCCCAGCGCGCCGCCCTCGACCACGCCGCCTCCCTGGGCATCGGCAGCGTCCACGAGTGCGGCGGACCCGAGATCTCCGACGAGGAGGACTTCACCGCCCTTCTCGCCCTCGCCGCCGAGCGGCCCGGACCGCGCGTCTTCGGCCTCTGGGCCGAGGAGATCGCCGACGAGAAGGACGCCCGTCGCATCCGCGAACTCGGCGCGATCGGCGCGGCCGGAGACCTCTTTGTCGACGGCTCCCTCGGCTCGCACACCGCCTGCCTGCACCAGCCCTACACGGATGCCCCGCACACCGGCACCGCCCACCTGGACGCCGCCCGGATCGCCGCCCATGTCACCGCCTGCACCGAGGCGGGACTCCAGGCGGGCTTCCACGCCATCGGCGACGGAGCGGTCACCGCCGTGGTGGACGGGGTCAGGGCCGCCGCCGGGAAGCTCGGCCCCGACCGGATCCGGGCCGCCCGGCACCGCGTCGAACACGCCGAGATGCTCACCCCCGAGACGATCTCCGCCTTCGCGGAACTGGGCCTCACCGCCTCCGTCCAGCCCGCCTTCGACGCCGCCTGGGGCGGCCCGGACGGGATGTACGCCGAACGCCTCGGCGCGGAGCGGGCCGCCTCCCTCAATCCGTACGCCGCGCTGCTGCGCGCCGGAGTGCCGCTCGCCTTCGGCTCCGACAGCCCCGTCACCCCGCTCGACCCCTGGGGTACCGTGCGAGCCGCCGCCCACCACCGCACACCGGAGCACCGCGTCTCGGTCCGCGCCGGGTTCACCGCCCACACCCGGGGCGGCTGGCGGGCCATCGGCCGCGACGACGCGGGCATCCTGGTGCCCGGCGCCCCGGCCGACTACGCGGTCTGGCGGACCGCCGAACTGCTCGTCCAAGCCCCCGACGACCGGGTCGCCCGCTGGTCCACCGACCCCCGGTCCGGCACGCCCGGCCTGCCGGACCTGACCCCCGGCGCCGACCTTCCCGTCTGCCTGCGGACCGTGGTCCTCGGACAAACGGTCTACGTGCGACCGAACGAGTGA
- a CDS encoding YitT family protein, with protein sequence MARTTDRSTTHLTRRLVQLYVGLALYGASSALLVRAGLGLEPWGVLHQGLAELTGISIGVVSIIVGAVVLLLWIPLRQRPGLGTVSNVFVVGLAMDGTLAVVGDPDALGVRIPVMVLGIVLNGVATGLYIAARFGPGPRDGLMTGLNHITGRSIRLVRTAIEVAVVVTGFLLGGSLGAGTVLYALAIGPLAQFFLRMFALPEASAPGAVVASGEPSTPAPAAGSGPVAAPTSGQAILPQ encoded by the coding sequence GTGGCCAGGACCACCGACCGGAGCACCACTCATCTCACCCGGCGGCTGGTCCAGCTGTACGTGGGTCTGGCGCTCTACGGGGCGAGCTCCGCGCTCCTGGTGCGCGCGGGCCTGGGTCTGGAGCCGTGGGGTGTGCTGCACCAGGGCCTCGCGGAGCTGACCGGGATCTCGATCGGCGTGGTGTCGATCATCGTGGGCGCGGTGGTGCTGCTGCTGTGGATCCCGCTGCGCCAGCGGCCAGGGCTCGGCACCGTCTCGAACGTCTTCGTGGTCGGGCTGGCGATGGACGGGACGCTCGCGGTGGTCGGCGACCCGGACGCACTCGGCGTCCGCATCCCGGTGATGGTGCTCGGCATCGTCCTCAACGGCGTGGCGACCGGGCTGTACATCGCGGCCCGGTTCGGCCCCGGCCCCCGGGACGGTCTGATGACCGGGCTGAACCACATCACCGGCCGCTCGATCCGGCTGGTCCGTACGGCGATCGAGGTGGCGGTCGTGGTGACCGGTTTCCTGCTGGGCGGCTCCCTGGGGGCGGGCACGGTGCTGTACGCGCTGGCCATCGGCCCGCTGGCCCAGTTCTTCCTGCGGATGTTCGCACTCCCCGAGGCATCCGCCCCGGGTGCCGTCGTCGCCTCGGGCGAGCCGTCCACCCCCGCGCCGGCCGCCGGTTCCGGGCCCGTTGCCGCTCCGACGTCCGGGCAGGCCATACTGCCGCAGTGA
- a CDS encoding acyl-CoA dehydrogenase family protein has translation MSDRAPQPVERRLPTEESRQLIALVRDIVSKEIAPRAAEEEEAGVFPREVFTLLSESGLLGLPYGSDHGGGDQPYEVYLQVLEELAAARLTVGLGVSVHSLACHALAGYGTDEQRAAHLPAMLSGGLLGAYCLSEPASGSDAASLRTKAVRDGDDWVITGTKAWITHGGVADFCTVLARTGVEGARGITAFLVPGGAEGLNAALPEKKMGMKGSPTAQLHFDGVRVGDDRRIGEEGQGFAIALSALDSGRLGIAACAIGVAQAALDEAVRYATDRRQFGRPIADFQGLRFMLADMATQIEAGRALYLEAARLRDAGEPFSRQAAMAKLFCTDAAMRVTTDAVQVLGGYGYTLDFPVERLMREAKVLQIVEGTNQIQRMVIARHLAGPETR, from the coding sequence ATGTCCGACCGTGCCCCGCAGCCGGTGGAACGCCGTCTGCCCACCGAGGAGTCCCGGCAGCTCATCGCGCTCGTGCGCGACATCGTGTCCAAGGAGATCGCTCCCCGGGCGGCCGAGGAGGAGGAAGCGGGCGTCTTCCCCCGCGAGGTCTTCACCCTCCTGTCCGAGTCCGGACTCCTCGGACTCCCGTACGGCTCCGACCACGGCGGCGGTGACCAGCCCTACGAGGTCTACCTCCAGGTCCTGGAGGAACTGGCCGCCGCCCGGCTCACCGTGGGACTCGGCGTCAGCGTCCACTCCCTCGCCTGCCACGCACTCGCCGGATACGGCACCGACGAGCAGCGGGCCGCACACCTCCCGGCGATGCTCTCCGGCGGCCTGCTGGGCGCCTACTGCCTCTCCGAGCCCGCCTCCGGCTCCGACGCCGCTTCCCTGCGCACCAAGGCCGTACGGGACGGGGACGACTGGGTCATCACCGGGACCAAGGCGTGGATCACCCACGGCGGGGTCGCGGACTTCTGCACGGTGCTGGCCAGGACCGGTGTCGAGGGCGCCCGCGGCATCACGGCCTTCCTCGTCCCCGGCGGCGCCGAGGGGCTGAACGCCGCCCTCCCCGAGAAGAAGATGGGGATGAAGGGCTCGCCCACCGCCCAGCTCCACTTCGACGGCGTACGGGTCGGCGACGACCGGCGCATCGGCGAGGAGGGCCAGGGCTTCGCCATCGCCCTGTCCGCACTCGACTCCGGGCGGCTCGGCATCGCCGCGTGTGCCATCGGGGTCGCCCAGGCCGCCCTGGACGAGGCCGTCCGCTACGCCACCGACCGGCGCCAGTTCGGCCGCCCCATCGCGGACTTCCAGGGGCTGCGGTTCATGCTCGCCGACATGGCCACCCAGATCGAGGCCGGCCGGGCGCTGTATCTGGAGGCGGCACGGCTGCGGGACGCGGGGGAGCCCTTCTCCCGGCAGGCCGCCATGGCGAAGCTGTTCTGCACGGACGCGGCCATGCGGGTGACCACCGACGCCGTCCAGGTGCTCGGCGGATACGGCTACACGCTCGATTTCCCGGTGGAACGGCTGATGCGCGAGGCGAAGGTGCTCCAGATCGTGGAGGGCACCAATCAGATCCAGCGCATGGTCATCGCGCGCCACCTCGCGGGTCCCGAGACGCGCTGA